The Thunnus thynnus chromosome 2, fThuThy2.1, whole genome shotgun sequence genome includes a region encoding these proteins:
- the ndufaf2 gene encoding NADH dehydrogenase [ubiquinone] 1 alpha subcomplex assembly factor 2: MNRVAGALRRTFGIMREHVGTDHLGNKYYFVPEQKTWTGRLVRAKRMVEAANPTEYEYIEGSIPIEWDAWIRGRRKEPPSVEELLKNETYREQIKLKAKEVEENDLALQAKEYEEGLVATPLKTVAKGHAAATSFGKQEISEDPSSTANTFQPGSWIPSPKK; the protein is encoded by the exons ATGAATAGGGTTGCAGGCGCTTTACGCCGGACGTTTGGAATAATGCGTGAGCACGTCGGGACAGATCATCTGGGGAATAAATATTACTTTGTCCCTGAACAGAAGACATGGACAG GAAGGCTCGTCCGTGCCAAGCGGATGGTAGAGGCAGCCAATCCtacagaatatgaatatatagaAGGAAGCATACCGATAGAGTGGGACG cttgGATCCGAGGCAGACGGAAGGAGCCCCCCTCCGTCGAG GAGCTGCTGAAGAATGAGACCTATAGGGAGCAAATAAAGCTGAAGGCCAAGGAGGTAGAGGAAAACGATCTGGCCCTACAGGCAAAGGAGTACGAGGAAGGTCTGGTGGCAACACCTTTAAAGACTGTCGCCAAGGGCCATGCGGCCGCCACCAGCTTCGGCAAGCAAGAGATCAGCGAGGACCCCTCAAGCACTGCAAACACATTCCAGCCTGGCTCCTGGATACCCAGTCCCAAGAAATAG
- the smim15 gene encoding small integral membrane protein 15, with amino-acid sequence MIDIQAWAEYVVEWAAKDPYGFLTTVILALTPLFIASALLSWKLAKMIEARDREQKKKQKRQENIAKAKRTKKD; translated from the coding sequence ATGATTGACATTCAGGCTTGGGCAGAATATGTGGTGGAGTGGGCTGCCAAAGATCCCTACGGTTTCCTGACCACAGTCATACTGGCTCTGACGCCTCTCTTCATTGCCAGTGCGCTGCTGTCCTGGAAACTGGCCAAGATGATTGAGGCACGTGACCGggaacagaagaaaaagcagaaacgTCAGGAAAACATAGCCAAGGCCAAGAGGACCAAGAAAGACTGA